The genomic region ACCGGGTACGCGAGCGGCCGCGGGCCGACCGGGGCCGACGGATGGGGCCGCCACCGGGCCACCAGCGGCTCGGCCTCGGGCGCCGCACCAGCGCCGGCCTCGGGGTACTGCCAGTCCGGCCACGAAGGGTCGCCGGCCGACGCCGGCTCCGGCTCGGACGCCGGGAGCTCGGTCTCGGCCGGCCCCTGGGGCGCCACGGCCTCGGGCCCGGCGTACCGCCCGTCGGCCTCGGGTTCGGCGAACCGCCAGTCGGCCTCGGCCGGTGCCGGGGGGGCCACCGCCTCGGGTCCGGCGTACCGCCAGTCGGCCTCGGCTCCGGCGTACCAGTCGGCCTCGGGCCCGGCGTACCGCCAGTCGGCCTCGGCCGGTGCCGGGTGGCCCACCGCCTCGGGTCCGGCGTACCGCCAGCCGGCCTCGGCCGGCGCCGGGTGGCCCACCGCCTCGGGTCCGGCGTACCGCCAGTCGGCCTCGGCCGGGTCCTGGGGGGCCACCGCCTCGGGTTCGGCGTACCGCCAGTCGGCCTCGGCCGGCGCCGGGTGGCCCACCGCCTCTGCTTCGGCGTACCACCAGTCGGCCTCGGCCGGCGCCGGGTGGCCCACCGCCTCGGCTTCGGCGTACCGCCAGTCCGCCTGAGGGTCGGCGAACGACCCGTCCGCTCCGGCCGGTTCGCCGGCGGCGACCAGCGGGTACCGGGGGTCGGGCTCGACTGTTCGGGGGCCAGCCGGCACGGGCCCGTCCCCCGCGGGCGCGCCCGCCACCGGCTCGGCCGGCCCGCCGTCGTCCGCTGTCGGCTGGACGGGCCACCCCGTCACCAGGGCCGCGTGCTCGTCGGGGACGGGGTCGACCACGGTCGAGGGAGGAGGACCGACGGGCCAGCCCAGGTCGTCGCGCGCGACCGTCCCGCCGCGGGACCGGCCGGTGGCGACCGCGCGGCGGCGCTCCCGCAGGCGGGCTCGTCGTGCGTGGGCCCGGCGGACGGAAGGCAGGTCACGCTCGGTGGTCACGGCCGGTCCACCCTACCGTTGTACCGCGCCCGTACCCGACGGGCGGCGCGCCGGCGCACGTCGTGGCCGCCCTCCACCACCCGGGCGTCGGGCCCCAGGCGGAGCACGAGGCGCTCGAGCCACGCCCGCTCGCTGACCCGGAGGCGGACGCGGCGCCAGCCGCCGGCGAGCTCCTCGACGGACTCGACGGGGTACTCCTCGGCCACCCAGCGTGCGGCCGGCGGGACCTCGATGGCGACGATCGGGTCCTCGGGCCGGGGCGAGAAGACGGGTGGCGACGGCGCCGGGGGGCGGGCGTCGAACCCCTCGTCGAGCACGGTGGCCGAGCGCATGCGGTCGACCCGGAAGATGCGGTCACCGGCGGCCGCGTGGCACCACGCCGCCACGTACCACTGGCCGGCGGAGTTGTAGACCTGGTGGGGGTCGACGACGCGGCGCGTCCAGGCGTCACGTCCGAAGGAGTAGTACTCGATCTCCACTTTTCGGCACGCAGCGGACGCGCCTTGAAGGGCGGTGAGCACCTCGGGCGGGGCGGCGCCCAGCTCCACCCCGACCGCATCGTCGGGGTCCACGCCGAGCACGGCAGCCACCTTGGCGAGGCCGCGGGCGAGGGGGCCGTCGGGATCGGTGCCCGGCGCGGCGACCAGGGCGGCGCCCGCGGCCACCAGGGCCAGGCCCTCGGCCGCCGTCAGGCGCAGAGGCCGGGCGAACCAGTCGGCGAAGCGGATCCACACCCGCCCGTCCTCGACGTTGGCGTCGATGAGGGTGTCCGGGGTGAAGGGGTGGACCCCGCACAGGAACAGCAGGCCCAGGTCGTCGACCAGCTCCTGCTCGGTGCAGCCGAACCGGGAGCACACCTCCTCGATGGTGGGGCCGTCCTGGGCGGCCACCCACGGGACGAGGGCGAGCAGCCGGCGGAGGCGCTGGTCGGCCGGCGCCGCCGGGCTCACGGGGCGGCCGCCAGGCGGTCGAGCCAGTCCACCATGCCCGCCCGCAGCTCGGGCGGCTCCAGCACCTCGGCGTGGTCGAGGAACCCGAGGGCGAACGAGCGGAACGCCTCCCGGTTGGTGACCGCCATGGCCAGGACCACCGACCCGTCGGGGCGGCGCTCGCGCACCGCCTCCGTCCCCGCCTTGGCCACGGCCCAGTCGGCCTGGTCGGCGTCCACCACGAGCACGGCCTCCACCTCGTCCTCGTCGCCCATCCGCCACGGCGCCGGCGGGCCGGCCGGCGGGGCGTGGGCGGGCCGCTCGTAGGCGCCCGCCTCGCCCGCCTCGGGCGCCGACTCGAGGCGGTCGAGCCGGAAGTTGCGGCGCTCCCCGCGGAGGTGGTCGTGCCCGATGAGGTACCAGTGCCCGTTGGCGAAGGAGAGCCGGTGGGGGTCGACGGTGCGCTCGTCGCCGCGGTACCGGAAGGTCACCGGGCGCCGCTCCCCGAGGGCCGAGAAGAGCACGGCCAGGTGCTCGCTGCCCGGGAGGGCGGCCAGCGGCGCCGCGGGGTCGGGCCCACCGGTGGCGCCGCCCAGCTTCCAGATGGCGACGGCGGCCTCGCCCGGCGACCCGGGGCCGCCGCCGGCACCGAGGCGGACGGTGGAGGCGGCCAGGTGGAGGGCGGCCAGCTCGTCGGGTGCCAGACCGGGGTCGGGCAGCTCGTAGCGGTCGCGGGGGATGCGGTAGCCGTCGCCGCCGTCGGCCCGGTCGCCCGGGAGGGGCTCGATGACGAGCGGGATGCCCATGGCCCGCAGGGCGTCCTTGTCGCGCTCGAACGCCCGCCGCGCCGATTCGCCGCCGCCGTAGCCGGGGACCCGCTGGGAGATCTCGGCCCGCGAGAGCGGCCGGTTCGCATCGAGGAGGGCGGCGACCAGGTTGAGCAGGCGCTCCAGCCGGTTCACCGCGTCGAGGCTACCGACGCCGCCAGGGCCCCGGCGGCAGCCGCGTAGGCGTGGAAGCCGGGGTCGTCGGCGGCCCGGCGCCCCATGCTGGTGACCTCGATGCCGGCGCCGTCCAGCAGGGCGAGCACGTCGGGGACGTGGACGTCGACCACCTCGTGGGGCGGGCCGGTCACGTCGGGCCGGGGGCGGCCGTCGGGGACCGCCACCCGGGCCGCCTCGTGGGCCAGGGCCAGCGCCGTGGCCGTGTGGTGGCTGACGCCGCGGTGACGCGGCCGGGGGTCGGCGTCGGAGTAGCGGACGGCGACGATCGGGCACGCTCCCGCCCGCCCGGCCAGGTCGACCAGCACCGCCGCGTCGACGGCGCCGTGCCCGCGCCCGGTGCCCGTCCCGACGCCGCCGGGGCCCGGCCCCGCCACCACGGCGTCGGCTCCGGCCGACACCGCCACCTCCATCGCCGACAGGGCGTTCACCGCCTCGTGGTCGCCGCCGAACGCCTGGCCGGCCGACACGGTCAGGGCCAGCAGGCCCTTCTCCCGGAGGCAGGCCACCAGGTCGGACAGGGCCAGGGGCAGGGCGGCGGCGTCGGTCATGACGTACCCGAGCCGCCGGCCCGGCGCGCCGGCGGCGAACGCGGCGGCGACGGCGGCCAGCTGCGAGTGGACGCTGCACACGACCACGGGCACACCGGCGAGCGACCCCGGCCGGTACGAGTCGGCCTCCTCGGCCACCCCGGTGTCCGCCTGGAGCGAGGTGTACCGCAGCTTCATCACGTGCCCGGGCCCGGGGGCGTCGAACGACGCCCGCGCCAGGTTCCAGTGCACGACGTCCCAGCCGCCGGTCCCCAACCCCAGGTCCACCGCCGTCGTGTTGACCACGACGGGGTCCCCCACGTCGACGCGCCCCACCAACGAGGTCAGGACGTAGGCCCGCCTCCCGTCGTCCAGCGTGACCCGCTGCAATCCCTCCCTCTCCGAGATCAGGGCCGCCACGGCCCGGGTGGAGAAGCTCGGCACCCGGCTAAAACCGATCGGCCCCGGGTGCCCCGGGGGAGGGACACGGCCCGCCGGCCCCGGGGCTCACAGGGACGCGATGAGCTTCTCGACGCGCTCGTCGCGCGCCTTGAACGGGTCCTTGCACAGCACCGTCCGCTGGGCCTGGTCGTTCAGCTTGAGGTGGACCCAGTCCACCGTGAAGTCCCGTCGCCGCTCCTTGGCCCGGCGGATGAACTCGCCCCGCAGTCGGGCCCGGGTGGTCTGGGGCGGCTCGTCGACGGCGGTGGCGATGGCCTCGTCCGTGCACACCCGCTCGACCAGGCCCTTCTGCTGCATCCGGTAGAACAGGCCGCGGTCCTGGGAGACGTCGTGGTACTGGAGGTCCATCAGGGCGATCTTGGGGTGGGTCAGCGGCACGTCGTGGCGGGCCTGGTAGGCCTCGAGCAGCCGGTGCTTGATCACCCAATCGCACTCGCGGTCCAGCGACAGGGGGTCCTTCTCGAGCCCGGTGAGGCAGTGCTCCCACATCATGAGGGCCTGCTCCTCGAGGGGGCTGAAGCCCTTCTGGGCGTGGTACTTCTGGGCCCGCTGGAGGTACTCGGCCTGGATGTCGATGGCCGTGACCTCGCGCCCGTTGGCCAGGCGGACCCGGCGCTTGCACGTGGGGTCGTGGCTGATCTCGCGGATGGCCCGGATGGGGTTCTCCAGGGTCATCTCCCGCAGGACGACGGCCGGGTCCTCGAGCATGCGCAGCATGATGCTGGTGGCGCCCACCTTGAGGAAGGTGGCGTACTCGCTCATGTTCGAGTCGCCGACGATGACGTGCAGGCGCCGGAACCGCTCGGCGTCGGCGTGGGGCTCGTCGCGGGTGTTGATGATGGGCCGGCTGCGGGTGGTGGCGCTGCTCACGCCCTCCCAGATGTGCTCGGCCCGCTGGCTGATGCAGTACACGGCGCCCCGCGCCGTCTGGAGCACCTTCCCGGCCCCGGCGTAGATCTGGCGGGACACGAAGAACGGGATCAGGACGTCGGCGTAGTGGCCGAAGTCGTCCCGCCGGCTGGTGAGGTAGTTCTCGTGGCA from Acidimicrobiales bacterium harbors:
- a CDS encoding DUF3866 family protein, whose amino-acid sequence is MPSFSTRAVAALISEREGLQRVTLDDGRRAYVLTSLVGRVDVGDPVVVNTTAVDLGLGTGGWDVVHWNLARASFDAPGPGHVMKLRYTSLQADTGVAEEADSYRPGSLAGVPVVVCSVHSQLAAVAAAFAAGAPGRRLGYVMTDAAALPLALSDLVACLREKGLLALTVSAGQAFGGDHEAVNALSAMEVAVSAGADAVVAGPGPGGVGTGTGRGHGAVDAAVLVDLAGRAGACPIVAVRYSDADPRPRHRGVSHHTATALALAHEAARVAVPDGRPRPDVTGPPHEVVDVHVPDVLALLDGAGIEVTSMGRRAADDPGFHAYAAAAGALAASVASTR
- the pafA gene encoding Pup--protein ligase is translated as MERRIFGLENEYGVTCTLRGQRRLSPDEVARYLFRRVVSWGRSSNVFLENGARLYLDVGSHPEYATPECDSIYDLVVHDKAGERILEHLLLSAEQRLREEGIRGIIYLFKNNTDSAGNSYGCHENYLTSRRDDFGHYADVLIPFFVSRQIYAGAGKVLQTARGAVYCISQRAEHIWEGVSSATTRSRPIINTRDEPHADAERFRRLHVIVGDSNMSEYATFLKVGATSIMLRMLEDPAVVLREMTLENPIRAIREISHDPTCKRRVRLANGREVTAIDIQAEYLQRAQKYHAQKGFSPLEEQALMMWEHCLTGLEKDPLSLDRECDWVIKHRLLEAYQARHDVPLTHPKIALMDLQYHDVSQDRGLFYRMQQKGLVERVCTDEAIATAVDEPPQTTRARLRGEFIRRAKERRRDFTVDWVHLKLNDQAQRTVLCKDPFKARDERVEKLIASL
- a CDS encoding WYL domain-containing protein; amino-acid sequence: MNRLERLLNLVAALLDANRPLSRAEISQRVPGYGGGESARRAFERDKDALRAMGIPLVIEPLPGDRADGGDGYRIPRDRYELPDPGLAPDELAALHLAASTVRLGAGGGPGSPGEAAVAIWKLGGATGGPDPAAPLAALPGSEHLAVLFSALGERRPVTFRYRGDERTVDPHRLSFANGHWYLIGHDHLRGERRNFRLDRLESAPEAGEAGAYERPAHAPPAGPPAPWRMGDEDEVEAVLVVDADQADWAVAKAGTEAVRERRPDGSVVLAMAVTNREAFRSFALGFLDHAEVLEPPELRAGMVDWLDRLAAAP
- a CDS encoding WYL domain-containing protein; the protein is MSPAAPADQRLRRLLALVPWVAAQDGPTIEEVCSRFGCTEQELVDDLGLLFLCGVHPFTPDTLIDANVEDGRVWIRFADWFARPLRLTAAEGLALVAAGAALVAAPGTDPDGPLARGLAKVAAVLGVDPDDAVGVELGAAPPEVLTALQGASAACRKVEIEYYSFGRDAWTRRVVDPHQVYNSAGQWYVAAWCHAAAGDRIFRVDRMRSATVLDEGFDARPPAPSPPVFSPRPEDPIVAIEVPPAARWVAEEYPVESVEELAGGWRRVRLRVSERAWLERLVLRLGPDARVVEGGHDVRRRAARRVRARYNGRVDRP